The Capra hircus breed San Clemente unplaced genomic scaffold, ASM170441v1, whole genome shotgun sequence DNA window GCCCAGTTTCCCTTTCTACCCCGGAATGGACAGAACACATcctgattttcatttccttcctttaaaaTGGACCAGCCAAACCATAACACAGGTATACTTCAAGGCCAGAGGTCTCATTTACCTCTATCTTTTCGATCTCTGTCCAATTCTATCAAAAAGGTcattgggagtgggggtgggggtgggggtgggtggagcaTAGCCACTAACAATGCTGAAATTCACCTAAGTGATTTGGTATTCAAAAAAACATCAACCAAGGAGCGTAAGTAGTACCAAAGACAGAGTCAAGCAGTCTATACTGTAGCCACAATTTAAATCTCCATCACCTGATATCTTTCAAACTTTAATTTATCTTGTTCCCTTGGACTGTGGAAACGAACTAGCATTTAGTTATGTCTTAAGCCCCAAACTCCAACTGAATCAAAATTCTCTTAACTATAAATCAGTAATAGCAGTAGGCAAATGTCCATTCTCTAAAGATATCTAATCAGatatcactgcagacagtgagaaATGACCAACCAGCTATCTCCATTTAGTTCTCTATCTTCTGCATCTTTCTACCCCCTGAGGCACTTGACCTGGTCAGTTTCTAGAAGACAAGGTCCAGAGCTGGCCACATACCAAGAATTGTCAAGGATACAGAAATTACACTTCCAGGGACATCTTAAACAAATGATGTGAGAAGTCACCCTAGGCTCTCTGGGCCTAAGTTCCCAGTCCACAATCCTACTACCCATACCTACACATATCTCCCCCCATACTCTCTCTCACTCACATAAACTCACTCACTTACTCATAGATATATCAACACAGATTTAAGGGTTTTTTCATACTCACCTTTCCACATCAGATTTCCTTGGCAgcctaagaagaaaaaaaacagaagttgACTAAATATATGCACATCTTCATCAAAGTATGATTATGGCCTTTACTTTCACTCTATTAAAATACCTTAGCATTTCAGAAAAACTGGACAAATAGCCACTATAGGCTTGTGTGGCTCCACTTTTAAGTTTTCAGTGATATAGCTACAAAGGAAAAACTAACAAAGAAACATTTCTCTCCATTCTTCAAAAGATACTGCGTGAAcctcaaacattaaaaaaaaaaaaaagcccaagtcTTATTAGCTCACTATATCACAGAGAAGTCAAAGAAAATCTTCTTTTAAGACCAAATGGTCATGAATACAAGGTACTACTTAGTTGCAAGCCTCTCTATATTCAACAGAACCTTGCTTCCAAGCACCAATCCCTTCACGCTTTGTTATGGTGGGTTAAGCTAGGCATGGGAAAGGGCCAGTGTCAGCCAAGGGTTATACAGCAATTATGATGTCGCTTGGTGAGATGCATATGATTATTTTCAAACAGCTCCAGGAAAACCTTGATCTCTTTTTTGCTAGTTCTGCAGTACTGACAGCAAGCAACCAATGTCACCATTTTCCCTGATAAACTATACCATTTAACACCCTCATACCCATTGATGCTTAGAAAGGTCCTGATCTGCTTCCTGAATCACATTCTCCACGGTTCAAGATTCAACAGCCTGAACTCTAAAGCCTCCCCTACATCGGATCCATTCCTGAAGAACACACACTGAGCCACTTAAGACGCTCTTTTCCCACTGACATGCCACAGGTGCAGAAAAACTAAAACCACCTCGAGAGATTCACGGTACAAGGAAGGGGAACTATTAAAATGAGCTCTGGCTTATAGTTACCTACAGTTCTTAGTGTAGACAGGGGGATGGGAGCTCAAGTTATGATTCAAGTGACAAAAGAAACTGGGTAGGAGTTGGAAGGGCCAGCAGATCAGAGGATGAAACAAAAATTAAGGCCTTATTATGATAAGACTGTAAGTAAAAGCAGTTGCTGGCAAGTTCCTATGCCTGTGAAAGACTCAGAAGACACTCCTTGAGAACTCTCCCTGTCCTTAAGAGAGGAGAGAATGAGAACCATGGATGCTTGTGtgcatgtgagagagagagagaaaaaaagagcagaGCAGAGTCTTCGGGGGCAGAAAGAACAGGAATCATTGTTTCAGCTCTTGCCCCTTGTCCCAGAGACCCTAAAAGGATCTTCTCCTGCCAGAGGTGGTATCTTTTCAGGGACAAAGGATAGGCTTTGCTGCCCGCATCCCCTTCTCCCCAGTTCCTCCTCATCTATTTAAAATTCCTTTATGGATGACAAGTCCACCACTTGGGGGCAAGAGCCCGAAAGTGCAGTAAGTCACAAAAACCTTATTTACACCAAAGTGTGTAAGATTCTAGCATTTTCTGATttcaatcaaattaaaaaaagttttaaaaaagtagaaCCTAAATCTGTTAAAAAATCACAACAGAATGTAAACTCTAAGATAAGAGCATATACATGGGTgagggaaaggcaggaggaaatgaacaagcaaaagaaacaaatttagaaATCTGGGGCCAAAAACAAGCCACCTTTTTTACTTTCAATACTCCACAAACATCGAATGTGGCAGAAATAAGACTCAAAGTATACTTGAACACTGGTTTTATATTAATACACTAATCCTGACAGTCTCTACCTGGAACAAGGGAAAATACATGATCTAGGAACTTATTCCTAAACCAATTTTGGTGACCACaaatcaaatgagaaaaaagttattttatatacCTATGTATCAAGAACAACAGTGAATTTTCCCCTTAAATTCTCCATGGTCTACAATGGAGGAAACAGAGacagcaacccatcccagtatcttgcctgggaaatcccatggacagaggagcctggtgggctacagtccatggggtcgcaaagaactggacatgacttagtgactaaacaacaactaaacAAAGGCGGTAAGGGAGAGAAGACACATCATGTAGGACCTTAAAGGTAGACCACAGTCTTGGTTTGCTCAATACAGTCCCAGTTTATGCCTGTTGCTCTGACATAGTTATTAATAGCACCACCTTTCATGTTCAAAAGCATCCTCATCTGGACCATAAACTTTATGATCACTCTATTGATGTCTATAAAAAGTTTTTTACTCTGAGATGGGGAACCATGGGAAAGTTGTGAGTAAAACTAAGTTTTAAAAGGATCATCCTGGGTATTTCatgaaggaaaaaccatagagggAGGGGCAAGGGTAGCAGCAGAGGTACCAGTTAGTCAACTACTGCAGCAACAGGAGCAAAGGATTAACACTTGATGGAATGGTTGAAAAGTGGTGGGATTCTGAAGCCAGAGATGACAGAATTTACTGATGTGGGACTGGAAGAAAGAGAGGAGCCAGGAATTAACTCCAAAATTCCTGGCCTAAGCATCCAGAGGAAGAATAGAGAGAGTACTTAGTGAGATAGGAAaggggttttttttggggggcggggggaggattGAATGGAATCAGGAGTTTGGTTCTGGACTTGGTCCGCTGAAATGTCCACTAGGTACTTAAATGAAAGTCTGCAGCTCAGTGGAGAGGTCTGTGCTGGAGAGATAAGTGTAGGAATCATCCTCATATAAAGTGTGTAAGACTAAACCTATGTACTTATCCTACAgcaataaatatttctcttttcataACTAAGTGCTAAAACAGAATAACACAAGAATTTCTACAAATGTCCTATGGAAAGACAAATTATACAAATTACACACCACAGATAGCAGCAGTTTTCAACATTTTCCCATAGCTATACATGGGATGGGTACATGAGATTTTTCTCGTGGCTACTCAAATTCTTATATGAGAGCCAACAAGAAACGGTGCAGAGAAGTATACTACCACCATAATCTAATTAGGACAGCTATTTAATTTCCTCATTACACAGGGGTAGCCTTCTTTCCATCCCCCTCAATAAAGTATATCAAAATTCTCAGAATGTTTTACAGGAATAAGTGGAACTTTTTTTAGTCATCTGCAGAAGAATATTTTAAGTCTCTAGCAACAAATTACTGTGACACTTCACAGCCTCATACCTACATACAAATGTACTTCAACTGAATAATACACTGGAGTCtactaaaagataaaaatgaatctaactgaaaactagtcagtcttacTTTCTCTGAacctagattttaaaaatgttaaacagtAATTCAACTATATATACCCctaaatttcagtttcttttcttcacATACCTGAAAATCATTACAGTGTATTCTGATCCTATTCTGAAGGGATTAACACTCTAATCATATCCCAAGGCATTTTACTGCTAACTTGGTGATTTATAAACTCCCCTCATACCCCATGAGACAATAACAACAGGCTAGTTACCAAAAAAATCTTTACTTACACTACATGTGTTAAGACTTCAAACAGTCTCAAACATTCCAGGAAAACAAACTTGGAATCCAacattttgcattattttacACACATCTCCTGAGTTCAAACTTTGTCAGAAGCAATTACAACCTACATTTAAAATGTACCGTAAGAGGCTGTAACACAATTTGtctttgggaatttttttaaaCGCCCGAATAATAtatattcctaaaccctaaactaGGAGTCTGGGCTAAAAAGCTTCCAACCAACAAATCAGTAAGGTTCAGCTGGCAAATCGAGCAAAAATTCCAAAGATGGGCTTTTCAGGGAAAGTCAAACAACGTGCATAATTTACAAGTCTCGGTTGCTTCATCTCCAGGACCCCAAATGGAAagctcctcctccacctccgCTGGGCCCCAAGAGTTCAGAAATTCTAGACTTAAGCAGCCCAGCGGAGAGGAGAAAGCAGCAGCCTCTTGTGGAGAAGGAGGTGCGAACCTCTCAGCCGGTTGGGCGGGAAGCGGGGGCTGGGGAACAGGCGTGGATTTCGCGGCACTTACAGGTCCGTCAGCACCATGAGCTCCGAGTAGGCCCGGTGCAGCAGAAATTCGATGAGGGTGCTCAGCCGGTAGCCGGGGCTAGCCGCGGCCGCAGCGGCCGCTGCCACGGCGGCTCCGGGAGGAGGAGGCGCCGGGGCTGACGCGGGGCCGCCGCTGCCGCTGCCTCCGGGCGGGACCAGCTGGTGGTTCTCCAGCTGCACTGGGGCCATGGCGGCACAGGGCCGGGCTTGGCGCAGCGGTACAAGATGTGGCCCTCGAACCTCCCTCCCGGGCGCTCAGTCACCGCGCCTAACTGGGCGCGGGCGgagtcgccgccgccgccgcctgctACTGCCGAGCCGCCTCCGAACAGGAAGCCTTACGGCCGGCCGCAGAGGCCCGCCCCCATGTAGCGACAAGCCCGCCGGCTCCAGGGACTGGAgcgaggggcggggggagggcggggaagcGGGGCGGCAGCCGCAGAGAAGCAGCGCCACAGCAACCGTTCAGAGGCCGCTCGGCCAGGCAGCCGCAGCGTCCATATTGACGGCCCAAAGCGGAAGTCGTTAGGAAGAACGGAAGGGGAACCAAAGGGGGACTTCCGACAGCAGCCTGTGCCTTTTCTCCCTGCGGTCGGGCGCGGGGACGTTGAGGGGCGCGTGGGAGTGGGGCGGGGCTGGCGCGCGGGCGGGAAAAGCGGAAATGGGGGCTGCGCGCCGCCGGAAGTGAGTGTAAGGGCGGAGCCAGTGTTGTCATTGAGTACGTCAGCAGTTGCCCGGCCCTTGCCCTCGCCGCCCTTTGGAGTTTAAAAAGATCAGATTTGTGCTGAGGTGTCCGTCAGCATTCCCCTGGTGGGTGCAGCCCGGCTGGGGAGGACACCCTAATCCCAGATATTTGTGACCTGTGTTTCTGGACTCGAAAGGAAATTGTTACGGCTGAGCGCTTGTGACGTCTCAGATCTTTGCATCTCCCACAGTCTGCCCATGCGCCTTTCGTGGGATAGGAGACGTTtccgtcatttttttttttaactgtgggaAAAGATGCGAGAAAATATTATTGAGGGTAGAAGAAGGGCAACTGGCAGAATAACTTAACTTGAATGGAGTTGAATATATGCTGAGCTCATTAGCTACCTCCAAAACCTGGCAGTTCTACCGCAGAAACAGTCTTTACATCCTCTACCGCTGATTCTCCCACTTGTTTCTTGTCCCTGCTCTTGAAGTAGCCGCGCTGCCTTCCAAGGACTTTTCAGTTCGTTTTCTATGCCCTCCTGCCACATTTTCCCGCTCAAAATGCACGcttaatattttgctttttgatttAAAGCCATGATTCTCAACCTTGCCTGCACGTTAGAATCTGGGGGGAGACGGAGGAATGGgtggctttaaaaaatacttaggcTCCTCTCCACATAGTTTCGGCTTTAATTGGTCGGGGCttcaggatttttaaaagcttcctAGGTGGTTTTTAATGTGCACTGTTTAAAAGCGTCATTTGCCGCCAcccttttcaaatatatttttgcagAGTCTTATCTATGACTCTTAGAAGTAAGAGATGCACTTGCCATTTCCTAAGGTTAAAATACTCTCATTCTTGTCCACTTGTGTAATTCTTGGTCATTCTTGAAGACAATTCACCTGTTTTCTGAGGGTGTAATGTTAATCACTTGCTCCCTCTTTTGTGATCCTAAAGCACATTTACACAAACtaccatcctgctgctgctactgctgctaagtcacttcagtcgtgtccgattctgtgcaaccccagagacggcagcccaccaggctcccccgtccctgggattctccaggcaagaacactggagtgggttgccatttccttctccaatgcttgaaagtgaaaagtgaaagtgaagtcgctcagtcctatctgactcttagcgaccccatggactgcagcctaccaggctcctccgtccataggattttccaggcaagagtactggagtggggtgccattgccttctcggaagTACCATCCTAGTACTCATTAAAAGGCAGTAGGATCACTTACAGTCTCCACAGATACAGTTGCTGAAGGTAGATATTCTCCCTAAGATCCATCCCTATGCTGCTACCTTAGGAAACAAATTTTTTCTAAATTAGCTAGAATGGTATCATTTCTTTGGCAGTTGCTTTGTTTTGTTGAaggttctttttcctcttttgaaaacTGTTGACTTCAGCTAAAAAGCCCTGGTggtcacatacacacaaaatgtaCAAGATGGTCCTTAGTTctccaaaaagtgaaagtgttagttgctcagtcctatctcactctttgcaaccccatggactgtagcctgccaggctcccctgtccatgggattctccaggccagaatactgcaccAGGTAGccggctgttcccttctccaggggatcttcccaacccagggatgatacccaggtctcctccattgcagggggattctttaccatctgagccatcagggaagcccttagttctCCAGCCAAGtgtcaaacccaagccccctgcactggcagcatagagtcttaaccattggaccaccagggaagtctccaagaTGGTCCTTAAGGTCTTTTCTAACACATTCTGATTGTGTGATGTTAATAGGattttgaagtcaagtgggccttagaaagcatcactacaaacaaagctagtggaggtgatggaattccagttgagctatttcaaatcctgaaagattatgctgtgaaagtgctgcactcaatatgccagcaaatttggaaaactcagcagtggccactagagtgactggaaaaggtcagttttctttccaaacccaaagaaaggcaatgccaaagaatgctcaaactaccacacaattgcactcatctcacatgctagtaaagtaatgctcaaaattctccaaggcaggcttcagcaatacgtgaaccatgaacttccagatgttcaagctggtttcagaaaaggcagaggaaccagagatcaaattgcagaggaaccagagatcaaattgccaacatccactggatcgtcgaaaaagcaagagagttccagaaaaacatccatttctgctttgttgactaggccaaagcctttgactgtgtggatcacaataaattgtagaaaattcttcaagggatgggaataccagaccacctgacctgcctcttaagaaatctgtgtgcaggtcaagaagcaacagttagaaccggacatggaacaatgaactagttccaaattgggaaaggaatacgccAAGGCTATATATATgatgattgcggccatgaaattaaaagacgcttactccttggaaggaaagttatgaccaacctagatagcatattcaaaagcagagacattactttgccgactaaggactgtctagtcaaggctatggtttttccagtggtcatgtatggatgtgagagttggactgtgaagaaagctgagcgccgaagaattgatgcttttgaactgtggtattagagaagactcttgagagtcccttggactgcaaggagatccaaccagtccattctaaaggagatcagtcctgggtattcattggaaggaccgatgttaaagctgaagctccaatactttggccaccttatgtgaagagttgactcattggaaaagactctgatgctgggagggattgggggcaggaggagaaggggatgacagaggatgagatggttggatggcatcaccgactcgatggacatgagtttgagtgaactctgggagatggtgatagacagggaggcctggcgtgctgcaattcatggggttgcaaagagtcagacacgactgagcgactgaactgaactgaataggattTTAACTCGGTCTTATTGTCTATATTAAACACAATTATACACCATGCCTCTTTGTATTCATCCTATTTGGCAGTAAGATTCTACCTAGAGAAATTACAACCaatttgcaaattaaaaaattaatgggtGGATGGGGATTGtttcaaaaaagagaaatattcacCCATATTCATCAGGTTAGATTTTAATGAAATTTCTGTATATCTTTAATAATTGAAAAGTTCTAACAGAAAATAGGgtgaaaatacaggaaaataactGTATTTTGCTTAAATTGTTGGCGATCTGGGAGGTAATTTAATGAAAACTCCTGAAAGTGATAGCC harbors:
- the LOC108635416 gene encoding mediator of RNA polymerase II transcription subunit 14-like; the protein is MAPVQLENHQLVPPGGSGSGGPASAPAPPPPGAAVAAAAAAAASPGYRLSTLIEFLLHRAYSELMVLTDLLPRKSDVER